The following DNA comes from Papaver somniferum cultivar HN1 chromosome 4, ASM357369v1, whole genome shotgun sequence.
GGGTAAAGTCATTTGCCAAAATCAAGTCTTCCACACAGCCAAATCCAGAGTCAAGAGTGTGCATTTTTATTCTAAGGTCGAAATCGTTGCCTGCAAATCTGACAGGTGATCTCCATGCACGTAGAATCAATATGACGGGCTGCTCTCTCCTTCATTCTCTCAGCTTTTTCAACCTCTTGACGAGCTCTCTCCCACATTTGTCTTGCTCGTGCAAAGTCCGACTGTGCCATCTCCATCTCTCTCCTCGTCAGTTCCTTTATTCTCTCTGCATAAGCCTTTTCAACTGCAGCTAATCGAATTTGCTCTGCAGCTTGCCACTTCAAAACTTCAATGGATGAGCTAAAGTCGAGCTTCATATGACcatggtgatggtggtgatgatCAGGTACGCTAGTTCTTGGGTGACGAAA
Coding sequences within:
- the LOC113271622 gene encoding uncharacterized protein LOC113271622 produces the protein MEQGDQRELQLLPSPSSTCFTSRTAGTSRKSRPMVDTYDGPSSLDLQLSISLRPFRPPPPPLPPSPSRFRHPRTSVPDHHHHHHGHMKLDFSSSIEVLKWQAAEQIRLAAVEKAYAERIKELTRREMEMAQSDFARARQMWERARQEVEKAERMKERAARHIDSTCMEITCQICRQRFRP